Part of the Drosophila santomea strain STO CAGO 1482 chromosome 2L, Prin_Dsan_1.1, whole genome shotgun sequence genome is shown below.
CGATAGATACAGGGTACAGTTTTCCGCCTTGAAGTTGAAGGTGGCCTTGCCCTCGGACATGAACTTCTTGTGCACCATCAGATCCTTCAGCTTAAACTTCAGGGGCTTTAGTTTCTCCGGCGTCACCTCCACAAACAATTCCCGAAGATCGTTCCGCACCAGGCGCAAAGTGGCCGTCTTGTAGGCCAGTTTGCGACCCGTGATGCCCACCGCATTGGTCCACTGCATGTTCACCGCACAGGTGAGCACTGCGTCATTGAGATCCATCGCGAAATTAACTTAGCTTCAGTCAGCTTtggtttaaataaaattaaattaaatacaaaatcaaaatttttcCATGCGCTTGGTCGCCGATTGGCTTTTCGATATCAGCGTAAAAGTTATCGATATTAGAGCGGTTGATGTGAACGCATCTTGATCGTTCACAAATATGATATGGATAGCTAAGTTCCACTCCCGGATCAGCAGTGACTTAAACCGGATCCTGGATTCTATTTCctgtttaaattttaaattgctaTATTTAAAGATTGCAGAACAGTAGGCTAGGAAATGTCTATAACTTCAAATTGCACACTAATTAATAGATATGAACGTGGATCAAAGATTAATTGTGCGCCTTTTGCTGGCAATTCTTTTGACTTCCTTGATAACTACAATTTTATTGGGCAAGCAGATTCACAGAAGAATTGTGGAGTCCATGGTAAATaaaattggccaaaaggaTAGTTTCTTTGAAGCAGAGCTTTCAAAGACGGCGGTGCCAGCAAGACAGCTTCTAAAAAGAGAGATCAGTGCAAAGAACGCGATTTCTCCACCGATACTGACCTTAAATCAAACTGAACTGGATATCCTAAAGACCCAGCGCCACAAGAGTTTCCTGCTGCCCAAGCAAGAAGCTGTTAGGGAGTGGCAGGATGCGCTCTCCTgtcaaaaggaaaacagccGCACCGGATTGGGTGAGCTATCACACACGAAGGAAAACAAAGAGCACCATGGCTTCTATGACCAGCTCTCCAATCGCATTTCCCTCAACAGATCCTTGCCGGATACAAGACCTATAGGGTGAGTTCTTATAAAgtaaaaattagttttaaataaaaagctAGCTAACTCAGCTGCCGGAAACGCCAGTATCTGGAGAATCTTCCCAATGTGACAGTAATAATGGCCTTTCACGACGAACAACTCAGCGTGTTGCTAAGATCCATGACGAGCATTATTAATCGCTCTCCTGTGGAGTTACTCAAGCAGATTGTCCTCGTGGATGACGATAGCAATTTGCCGGAATTTGAACAACAACTGGATGACTTTGTGGCCCAAAACTTTCCCAGCATCATCCAGATTATACGGCTTTCAGAACGACGTGGCTTGATCAATGCGAGAATGGAGGCCATTAAGGTGTCCAGCGGCCAAGTTTTGGTCTTTCTAGACTCCCACATCGAAGTCAACGCCAATTGGGTATTACTTAACAATAATTCAATTTAGCCGGCTGCTTAACCtggtttaatttccaatttatAGTTGCCTCCCCTGCTGGAACCTATAGCTATGAACCAACATATAGTCACCGGTCCCATTATGGATGTCATCTCACACAAGACATTTGCGTATACGAAACAAGATCCGTTGACCCGTTCAGGTTTCAATTGGTGGCTTGAGATTGAGAGGTTACCCCTTCTTCCCGAGGATAAAAGTCCTGATTCCACACCCTACCGCACACCGGTTTTATCAGGAGCTCTGGCGATTGACAGGAACTACTTCTTGAGTCTGGGAGGATTCGATGAGCAGCTGGACACCTGGGACGCTGGGAAGATCGAGATGAGCTTCAAGGTCTGGATGTGTGGTGGCATGATGCTGTATGTTCCCTGCTCCCGAGTGGGTCACATAAGCAGAGCAGCCATGCCATCGATGAACAGTTCAAGAAAATTCCATTTTCTAGCCAGGGTAAgtgttattaatattatacCATTGCAATGAAAGGATCAAACTAACTTCTCTCCCTAGAACTACAAGCGAGTAGCTGAAGTTTGGATGGATAATTATAAGAAGTATGTGTTCGACAAGAGGCCGAGTCTCTACAAGATGACGAGTACTGGACCGCTTTCCCATAGGAAGACCTTAAGAAAGGCTCTGAAGTGCAAGACCTTCCATTGGTACTTGACAAAGGTGGCTCCGGATTTTCTAAAGCGGTATCTAGCATTGGATTCTCCGACGGGTTTCTCCGGCGTCATTGAAAGTGTGGCTTTCCCGGGATTTTGTGTGGACTCCCAGGATCGTAGACACACGAAACCGGTGGTTTTAGCCCGGTGCACTGGGTACAAGTCAAAGCCCGGGGAGCACCAGAATTGGTCCTTAACGCAGGATCATGAGATTCGTCTGACGAATAGTAAAGATGATTGCCTGGAGGCGCAGGGCCGTAGGTCAAAATCCGTGTGGGTCTTTCACTGCCACAAAAACGGTGGAAATCAGTACTGGTTGTACAACCGCCGGCACCGGTGGCTCCAGCAGGGACAAATGTGGGTGTGGTGCCTGGAAGCCCACTTGCCCAGTGGTCGCAAGGTTGGCAAGGTTCTGGCCAATAAAATCTGCAATAGGAATCAACTGGAACAGCAGTGGAAAGTTGGGCAAAATGCCCCCTATGATCCACAAAGGGAGCccaactaaaataaataaatattaaaataaatataaaaacagaaTGTTAATTACTTATATTTAACTTACAAAAACTTTGCCCTTAGATACAGATGGCGCCAGCTTTTCTAACTCTATTGCCCACCCCAGTTCCGATAATGCCCGTGCAGATGGCGCCACCATGACGCGCGCTCCGCTAATTTGAATTCGCATGCAGAGATCTTTCGTTTATTATTGTTCTTTTCGGCCGACTTTTTCTCAGGTGAGTGCAGAATCTGGGTCTGGTCTTACACGTCACCGGGCAGCCGCCTCGTCTGCCACTGATTGATAGTGGAGAAGCgtgttttttggccaactgaaaATCTGAATGCTCCGCCGCCGCCTTATCACTGAATTGCGGCTTTTCAATTACACTAATGGCTGTGCTATTTGCCAGGTGTCACCAGGTGGCTGCTCCTCTGCTGCAACGGCATGCCAGCAGTCAGTATTTTGGACTTCCGCCGCCAAGACGTCCACATGGCCATGAAAAAGAGATATGTGAAGCGCCTGGTGCGCAAGGTGGTCCTGTTATTGGTGGTCATCGTCACCGTGTCCCTGGTCACCACTTTGGTGGTCGAACAGCGTATGAAAAAGGCCGCTGAGCTGACGGAACATCTCGATCCCAATGGAGATCCCATAACGCCCGTTTTTCGAGCTGCCAATATAATTCCAACGCGGAGGGCTCCACGCCCACCATTTCAGGATCGCAACTCCGTGGTTGAACTCCCAAAGAGTGAGAAGCCTCAGGGATTCCGACTGCCGGAAGCGAAGGGAGAGCGCAAAGATTGGCACGACTACGCGGCCATGGAGGCGGATAGAAAGCGATCCGGTTTTGGTGAGCACGGCGTAGCCGCGAAGATCGAAAATCCCGCTGAGAAGGAATTGGAAAAGGAGCACTCCTGGATGAACGGCTTCAATGGCCTCATATCGGATCGCATCTCCCTCAATCGATCTGTGCCAGATATCAGACTTGAGGCGTAAGTGTGTCCCTCTTGTGGTGTTATCAATAGTTAAAATGCTCTTATCTTCGCAGTTGCAAAACCCGGAAGTATCTGGCCAAGTTGCCCAATATCAGTGTGGTTTTCATCTTCTTCAACGAGCACTTTAACACCCTGTTGAGATCGATATATAGTGTGATAAATCGCACTCCACCCGAATTACTCAGGCAAATTGTGCTCGTGGACGATGGCAGCGAGTGGGATAGTCTGAAGCAGCCGCTGGACAACTACGTGGCGCAGCACTTTCCACATCTGGTGACCGTAGTGCACAGTCCGGAGAGACAGGGTCTCATTGGTGCCAGATTAGCGGGTGCCAAGGTGGCAGTGGGAGAAGTGATGGTCTTTTTCGATTCCCACATAGAAGTCAACTACAATTGGGTAGGATTTTTTAGTGTTCCATATGTTTGGATACACTAAAACACACTATGTTTTTATACTTGCAGCTGCCTCCATTGATCGAACCCATTGCCATCAATTCCAAGATCGCCACCTGCCCCATGGTGGATACCATTGCGCATGAAGATTTTTCCTACTTCAGCGGTAATAAAGACGGAGCACGCGGTGGATTCGATTGGAAAATGCTGTACAAACAGCTGCCGGTGCTGCCCGAGGATGCGCTGGACAAGTCCATGCCATATCGGAGTCCCGTGATGATGGGCGGCCTGTTTGCCATCAACACGGACTTCTTCTGGGATCTGGGCGGCTACGACGATCAGTTGGACATCTGGGGCGGTGAGCAGTACGAGTTGAGCTTCAAGATCTGGATGTGCGGCGGCCTGTTGCTGGATGTTCCCTGCTCGAGGGTGGGACACATATTCCGGGGACCCATGAAGCCAAGGGGCAATCCTAGGGGACACAACTTTGTGGCCAAGGTAGCACTCAAACCTCTCTAACATTTAAAGATTTCTAATTTCATATATTTGGTATGGTATCACTTGTAGAATCACAAACGCGTGGCAGAGGTTTGGATGGATGAGTACAAGGAATATGTGTACAAACGCGATCCCGCGACCTATGATAACGTGGATGCCGGCGATCTCACCCGTCAGCGTGGAGTTCGAGAGCGGCTGAAGTGCAAGGGCTTCCACTGGTACATGACGGAGGTGGCGCCCGATTTCCTCATCAAGTTCCCGCCGGTGGAACCACCAAGCTACGCCGCCGGCGTCATTCAGAACGTGGCCAATCCGGTCTATTGCCTGGATAGCATGGGCAAGAACGCCGAGGAGGCGGTGGGTATGTTCAGCTGTGCCGACAACAAGACCCATCCGCAACCGAATCAGTTTTGGGAGCTCTCCATATTCCGAGATCTGCGGATGAAGCGCTTCGACTCAGTGTGCCTGGATGTGCACGAGGGACCGCCGAATGCCACCGTTTGGATGTGGCACTGTCACAGCCAAGGTGGCAATCAGTTCTGGTACTATGACCGGTCAACCCAGAGGTTGATTCACGGCGAGCAGAACAAGCGCTGCCTGGAGGGATTCGTGGAGAACGGCATTGCCAGGGTGGTGGCCAATGCCTGCGAGGAGGGCAATGATCGCCAGCGCTGGGAGTTCGGCTTCGTGAACCACACCATGTTGGACACTTTCCACGAGGGATTACACTAGACTTTCATCTACAAGTCAAGCCACTACCAATTCGAGTACCAATGAGTAGCAACCAGAGGCCAGATGTCGATCGGTTCAGGTCGGGGACCTCGATCGTCACGGGTTTAGTTCATTGATCGTTGTGAAGGTTTCTgacaacaacacaaaaaaaaacagaaaaaacaaaaaagttcgCTAAGTAAAttccatttttccattaaTTCTTGCCCCATGCATTATTGATATATGGCAGCGGAAAGTGAAAGATCTGGACAGGCAGATCGCAATCGTAGCGAGGATTCACTTCGATCGCAGGCCACAAACTCTGATCTTTATTTGCGCCTCGCACACTATCTTTAGGTATTAACGTTTCGAGGATAACCACGTTTACTTTTAAAGTTTAGAGATGGTAACTATATGAAATTAATCAGTAATAAATCaattacaaataaacaagGCTATTGCAGCATCAATAACTTTTAATAAGATGTTGTAAGGTGCATCTGTACTCACTTTCTCCCGATTTGAATTTTGGACTGTCGCAAAACCTTATCAGCGGGGCTGCTGAACTTTCTACAAAAGGCGATGGCGAAGTCGGGAAGAGGTAGCAGACACCAGATAGACTAGAGAAGTTCCAGTTCCAACCCTCCGCCATCTGAGTTTCCCTCGAAAACCAGACATATGTATTGTTAAGCTGATGTAATTTGAGACGCAGTTGCGCGTTTGTCCCGGGAGAGGACGAAGATCGAAGATTCCTTGGGATGCAATGACTTAGCGTCAAGCTGTCTCGATCTGGGTTGGCATTATCCTTATCTCTATGCAGCCCATTATCTGCCACACGAAAGCACATGCTAATTTATGGACAACGTGatgttgttttgtttatttcctCTGCTTTTTTTCCCTCGAcgcttttcatattttgtgcATAAACAAAGTCAAATgatttgactttttttttggccaacgcGATGTCGTTGGCGCTTCTCATTCGGAATCAACGAATGTGGGTCATCGACGTCAGCGTAGATGGGGTCTTCTTTGCCTCTGAAGATTCCCTTTGCCAAGACATTGTACTTGTTGAGGGAGCTCAACAACCATAGATAACAATAATGCCGAAAAGTACTTATAATATTGCTTGTTTACCTTATTCAATAGTGTATATTTGCGAGTTTTCTTGGTAACTCATTACCACTGAATAACACAAATCTGATTTCCACCTTCAGTTGGATATAGTGAACTTTATGGCTTTACTCATACCTCATACTCTATAAATAAGCAACATAATTTGTAGAAAACTCCGTATAATAATCTCAAATATATTTCCATTatgtttattgatttaattacCATGTGTAAATTCGAAGAGCATCCAAATATCATTGGCCTTTTGCTGACTACGTTTCCCATGGCATTCGCTCtagccaaaaaaataaaaacaagttgATGTCGTCTAGCCCATTCACAAACATCTCAGACTCGTTTGAGAGAAGAACCCGCCGATGGCTTGTTTCCCGCAATCCGATGGTGCAATTTCATCAGCCACCCCGAAAAAGATTTCATCCGAATCTcacaatatacatatgtgctaCCTGTCCCCCGGCGTATGGGAAAAACACCCCTCGCCGCTTAGAGAAGCGGCTAGGAAAATCTCAAGACGCATTTTCACTTGGCTGCAACGCAATAGGAAAACTTTCTTCGTGGACATAGgcctctttctctctctctgcgCAGGTACTTTGTACAACTGATGAAACCGAAAGCGAAATCCGAACTGGTTTCTTCGAGGGTTGATAAGCCCTAATGGAAGCGCTCTCgcacccaaaaaaataaaatatatacatataaacataACACCCGGCACGTAGGGCGGTTTCTATGCTGTGGACTACGTGCCAGATGACATGGCATAATTGTCCGTGTTTTCTAGGTGCTGGCTCCCTTGTTTACCGTTCACCACTTTGGGGGTCAGTGGGCGCACCTAGCCAACTCCCACCCCCATTCTAATGTAATTGATGGATGTGGGTCATGCTCACCCCATGCTCTTCGCATGCCTCCCATGCTGGAAATCTTTCAAGGTCTGAAAAGCTTTCCCCGTTGAGCCATCATAAATATGAGCACGCTTAAGTGGCGACCTTGTGCAGATTTCTAGGTGTGGGCGCCACATCCCCTGTTCCACATCGTGATCGCCATAGATCAACACACGTGGCCACCTTTCTTCAACCCCATGTCCCTGGGAATGGCCCGTGGCCAATATCCGAATTACGTCGAATCGTGGGCGCCAACGTAGGCAACAGTTCCTTTAGCACTATTTACATGCGTCCAACGATTAACGATCGTCAACATCGCCCCCGCATGGCGTTAACCGCTCGTGCCGCAGCTTGGAGCCACCCTGTATTGGCAGCGATCAGTGGGGCGTATCAGTTTTATTCAAAGTATAATAATCCACCTCAAAGAACTTGGGAACTAAAAGGAGTCCAGTCCCCAAATTTGGTATGTGGGTTTCTTTAGATATCTTAGATCTAAAAAGAAGcgtaataaatatatatgtttcaCAACTTTCAAGTTAAGCGTACTTGTGAATTGTGCAATTGTAATAACTCTTTATATagtcttgtttgtttttgctaaTATGCTAAGTAAGTAAATAAAGTAAGTAAGTTATGCAAGACGTGTATCTTTATGTGATAATTATTGCAAAACGCCTCGTGCCAGATAATAATGAATACTTCCGCCTGTTAAGCGCAAATACTGGGTATCTTTAAGTCCAAAAAAACCTCCTTCGAAATATCGCTCCTCAAATTGCTATGCTCCCCTAGTTCGCACATGCATAGAAGGCACTGAGTGCCTACGTCACGTTTGCCGGCGACGTGTCTTTATGCTAATTAATGGTATTTCGCGAAAAGCGAGTGCAAAACAATGGCCCCATGGAGAACGAGCAGTACTTCCCGAAATTCTGCGGAACACCTCATCACATCCAGCCAACCACCAGACACCCATTGATAAGATGCCCGTTGCACC
Proteins encoded:
- the LOC120443852 gene encoding putative polypeptide N-acetylgalactosaminyltransferase 10 — its product is MNVDQRLIVRLLLAILLTSLITTILLGKQIHRRIVESMVNKIGQKDSFFEAELSKTAVPARQLLKREISAKNAISPPILTLNQTELDILKTQRHKSFLLPKQEAVREWQDALSCQKENSRTGLGELSHTKENKEHHGFYDQLSNRISLNRSLPDTRPIGCRKRQYLENLPNVTVIMAFHDEQLSVLLRSMTSIINRSPVELLKQIVLVDDDSNLPEFEQQLDDFVAQNFPSIIQIIRLSERRGLINARMEAIKVSSGQVLVFLDSHIEVNANWLPPLLEPIAMNQHIVTGPIMDVISHKTFAYTKQDPLTRSGFNWWLEIERLPLLPEDKSPDSTPYRTPVLSGALAIDRNYFLSLGGFDEQLDTWDAGKIEMSFKVWMCGGMMLYVPCSRVGHISRAAMPSMNSSRKFHFLARNYKRVAEVWMDNYKKYVFDKRPSLYKMTSTGPLSHRKTLRKALKCKTFHWYLTKVAPDFLKRYLALDSPTGFSGVIESVAFPGFCVDSQDRRHTKPVVLARCTGYKSKPGEHQNWSLTQDHEIRLTNSKDDCLEAQGRRSKSVWVFHCHKNGGNQYWLYNRRHRWLQQGQMWVWCLEAHLPSGRKVGKVLANKICNRNQLEQQWKVGQNAPYDPQREPN
- the LOC120458359 gene encoding N-acetylgalactosaminyltransferase 4, with the protein product MPAVSILDFRRQDVHMAMKKRYVKRLVRKVVLLLVVIVTVSLVTTLVVEQRMKKAAELTEHLDPNGDPITPVFRAANIIPTRRAPRPPFQDRNSVVELPKSEKPQGFRLPEAKGERKDWHDYAAMEADRKRSGFGEHGVAAKIENPAEKELEKEHSWMNGFNGLISDRISLNRSVPDIRLEACKTRKYLAKLPNISVVFIFFNEHFNTLLRSIYSVINRTPPELLRQIVLVDDGSEWDSLKQPLDNYVAQHFPHLVTVVHSPERQGLIGARLAGAKVAVGEVMVFFDSHIEVNYNWLPPLIEPIAINSKIATCPMVDTIAHEDFSYFSGNKDGARGGFDWKMLYKQLPVLPEDALDKSMPYRSPVMMGGLFAINTDFFWDLGGYDDQLDIWGGEQYELSFKIWMCGGLLLDVPCSRVGHIFRGPMKPRGNPRGHNFVAKNHKRVAEVWMDEYKEYVYKRDPATYDNVDAGDLTRQRGVRERLKCKGFHWYMTEVAPDFLIKFPPVEPPSYAAGVIQNVANPVYCLDSMGKNAEEAVGMFSCADNKTHPQPNQFWELSIFRDLRMKRFDSVCLDVHEGPPNATVWMWHCHSQGGNQFWYYDRSTQRLIHGEQNKRCLEGFVENGIARVVANACEEGNDRQRWEFGFVNHTMLDTFHEGLH